In Triticum aestivum cultivar Chinese Spring chromosome 5B, IWGSC CS RefSeq v2.1, whole genome shotgun sequence, the following proteins share a genomic window:
- the LOC123113081 gene encoding probable protein phosphatase 2C 70 isoform X2, protein MGTYLSTPKTEKQTADGEGTRVRYGLASMQGWRTTMEDAHTAVPQLDERTSFFAVFDGHGGKAVAKFCAKHLHMQFLRSAAYCSGDLASSARKAFLRMDEMMKGQRGWRELAELGEKGPKFAGVLESIIWSPKAGDAEKLGDGWHSEEGPHSDFSGPTCGSTACVAIIRNDQLVVANAGDSRCVISRKGQARDLSRDHKPELQSEKERIENAGGYIVAGRVNGSLNLTRAIGDMEMKENKLLPAEKQTVSAEPEVNTVTLSEDDEFIVLACDGIWDCMSSQQVVDFVHEKLKTEDSLSAVCEKVLDRCLAPESGGEGCDNMTMILVVLKKPTELAATSSSEQSPVMPTKSAAATSSSEQSAVTNEEMRPRI, encoded by the exons ATGGGGACGTACCTCAGCACGCCCAAGACGGAGAAGCAGACCGCGGACGGCGAGGGCACCCGCGTCCGCTACGGCCTCGCCTCCATGCAGGGATGGCGGACCACCATGGAGGACGCC CATACTGCTGTGCCACAGCTTGATGAACGCACATCCTTTTTTGCCGTTTTTGATGGCCATGGAG GGAAAGCGGTTGCTAAATTCTGCGCCAAACATCTACACATGCAATTCTTAAGAAGTGCGGCATATTGTTCTGGTGATTTAGCTTCTTCTGCTCGGAAAGCCTTCTTGAG AATGGACGAGATGATGAAAGGGCAAAGGGGATGGAGAGAACTGGCTGAGCTGGGAGAAAAGGGGCCAAAGTTTGCTGGAGTGCTGGAGAGTATAATTTGGTCTCCCAAAGCTGGAGATGCAGAAAAACTTGGGGACGGATGGCACTCGGAGGAG GGTCCTCATTCAGATTTTTCTGGGCCAACATGTGGAAGCACAGCGTGTGTGGCTATCATAAGAAATGATCAACTGGTTGTTGCAAATGCCGGGGATTCCCGGTGTGTTATCTCAAGGAAGGGTCAG GCTCGCGATTTGTCACGAGATCACAAGCCAGAACTTCAGTCAGAAAAAGAGAGGATTGAGAATGCTGGTGGTTACATTGTTGCTGGGCGGGTCAATGGAAGTTTGAACTtgacaagagcaattg GGGACATGGAGATGAAAGAAAATAAGCTTTTACCAGCCGAGAAACAGACTGTCTCAGCTGAACCTGAAGTGAACACA GTTACACTTTCTGAGGATGATGAGTTCATTGTTTTGGCCTGTGATGGTATATG GGACTGCATGTCAAGTCAACAAGTAGTGGACTTTGTGCACGAAAAGTTGAAGACT GAGGATAGTCTATCTGCTGTGTGTGAGAAAGTGCTTGACCGGTGCTTGGCGCCTGAGAGTGGCGGGGAGGGTTGTGACAACATGACGATGATCTTGGTTGTGCTCAAGAAGCCTACCGAGTTGGCCGCTACTTCTAGCTCGGAGCAATCTCCGGTCATGCCTACCAAGTCGGCTGCAGCTACTTCTAGCTCGGAGCAATCTGCAGTCACCAACGAAGAGATGCGGCCCAG AATCTGA
- the LOC123113081 gene encoding probable protein phosphatase 2C 70 isoform X1 encodes MGTYLSTPKTEKQTADGEGTRVRYGLASMQGWRTTMEDAHTAVPQLDERTSFFAVFDGHGGKAVAKFCAKHLHMQFLRSAAYCSGDLASSARKAFLRMDEMMKGQRGWRELAELGEKGPKFAGVLESIIWSPKAGDAEKLGDGWHSEEGPHSDFSGPTCGSTACVAIIRNDQLVVANAGDSRCVISRKGQARDLSRDHKPELQSEKERIENAGGYIVAGRVNGSLNLTRAIGDMEMKENKLLPAEKQTVSAEPEVNTVTLSEDDEFIVLACDGIWDCMSSQQVVDFVHEKLKTEDSLSAVCEKVLDRCLAPESGGEGCDNMTMILVVLKKPTELAATSSSEQSPVMPTKSAAATSSSEQSAVTNEEMRPSEPDAPKTPTSSK; translated from the exons ATGGGGACGTACCTCAGCACGCCCAAGACGGAGAAGCAGACCGCGGACGGCGAGGGCACCCGCGTCCGCTACGGCCTCGCCTCCATGCAGGGATGGCGGACCACCATGGAGGACGCC CATACTGCTGTGCCACAGCTTGATGAACGCACATCCTTTTTTGCCGTTTTTGATGGCCATGGAG GGAAAGCGGTTGCTAAATTCTGCGCCAAACATCTACACATGCAATTCTTAAGAAGTGCGGCATATTGTTCTGGTGATTTAGCTTCTTCTGCTCGGAAAGCCTTCTTGAG AATGGACGAGATGATGAAAGGGCAAAGGGGATGGAGAGAACTGGCTGAGCTGGGAGAAAAGGGGCCAAAGTTTGCTGGAGTGCTGGAGAGTATAATTTGGTCTCCCAAAGCTGGAGATGCAGAAAAACTTGGGGACGGATGGCACTCGGAGGAG GGTCCTCATTCAGATTTTTCTGGGCCAACATGTGGAAGCACAGCGTGTGTGGCTATCATAAGAAATGATCAACTGGTTGTTGCAAATGCCGGGGATTCCCGGTGTGTTATCTCAAGGAAGGGTCAG GCTCGCGATTTGTCACGAGATCACAAGCCAGAACTTCAGTCAGAAAAAGAGAGGATTGAGAATGCTGGTGGTTACATTGTTGCTGGGCGGGTCAATGGAAGTTTGAACTtgacaagagcaattg GGGACATGGAGATGAAAGAAAATAAGCTTTTACCAGCCGAGAAACAGACTGTCTCAGCTGAACCTGAAGTGAACACA GTTACACTTTCTGAGGATGATGAGTTCATTGTTTTGGCCTGTGATGGTATATG GGACTGCATGTCAAGTCAACAAGTAGTGGACTTTGTGCACGAAAAGTTGAAGACT GAGGATAGTCTATCTGCTGTGTGTGAGAAAGTGCTTGACCGGTGCTTGGCGCCTGAGAGTGGCGGGGAGGGTTGTGACAACATGACGATGATCTTGGTTGTGCTCAAGAAGCCTACCGAGTTGGCCGCTACTTCTAGCTCGGAGCAATCTCCGGTCATGCCTACCAAGTCGGCTGCAGCTACTTCTAGCTCGGAGCAATCTGCAGTCACCAACGAAGAGATGCGGCCCAG CGAGCCTGATGCCCCAAAGACCCCGACGTCGTCGAAGTAG
- the LOC123113083 gene encoding mavicyanin, protein MASKALLLAVAVAVAAGCADATDHIVGANRGWNPNINYSGWSANQTFYAGDLISFRYQKGTHNVFAVNETGYDNCTMAGVTGNWTSGKDFIPLPDPGTYFFICGNGFCQAGMKVAITVAPGIFDLGPQIYPPPAPGADNPSASFTAGAWPAAAAVVTALGAAAIIAL, encoded by the exons gcggcgGGGTGCGCGGACGCGACGGACCACATCGTGGGGGCCAACCGCGGGTGGAACCCCAACATCAACTACTCCGGCTGGTCCGCCAACCAGACCTTCTACGCCGGCGACCTCATCT CGTTCCGGTACCAGAAGGGGACGCACAACGTGTTCGCGGTGAACGAGACGGGCTACGACAACTGCACCATGGCCGGGGTCACCGGCAACTGGACCTCCGGCAAGGACTTCATCCCGCTCCCGGACCCAGGCACCTACTTCTTCATCTGCGGCAACGGCTTCTGCCAGGCCGGCATGAAGGTCGCCATCACCGTCGCCCCTGGCATCTTCGATCTCGGCCCACAGATCTACCCCCCGCCCGCCCCCGGCGCCGACAACCCATCCGCCTCCTTCACCGCAGGGGCGTGGCCGGCAGCGGCAGCGGTGGTCACCGCGCTGGGAGCTGCTGCCATCATTGCCCTTTAG